The Vidua macroura isolate BioBank_ID:100142 chromosome 11, ASM2450914v1, whole genome shotgun sequence genome includes a region encoding these proteins:
- the LOC128812775 gene encoding C-factor-like isoform X1 yields MAELCVCSVLVTGANRGIGLGFVQHFLRMPNPPQWIFATCRDPKGQRAQELQNLASKHPNVVIIALEVANPASIKAAAGKVGEHLGGSGLNLLINNAGMVKPKMLEAETLEDMTETYTTNTVGPLLMGQAFLPLLKKAAQGSPGSGLSCSKAAIVNMSSIGGSIASSFGWELMQITSYRCSKAALNMLSRCQSLAYKEHGILCVALHPGWVQTDMGSSAGHTPPVTVDDSVQGMLKVLSSLSEKDTGAFLDWEGNVIPW; encoded by the exons ATGGCAGAGCTTTGTGTCTGCTCTGTTCTGGTGACTGGGGCCAACCGAGGCATCGGCCTGGGGTTTGTCCAGCATTTCCTGAGGATGCCAAACCCACCACAGTGGATCTTTGCCACCTGTCGGGACCCCAAGGGACAGCGAGCACAG GAGTTACAGAATTTGGCCTCCAAACATCCCAACGTGGTCATCATCGCTCTTG AAGTTGCCAATCCTGCCAGCAtcaaggcagctgcaggcaaggtTGGGGAGCACCTGGGGGGCTCCGGGCTGAACCTCCTCATCAACAATGCTGGAATGGTCAAGCCTAAGATGCTTGAGGCTGAAACATTGGAGGACATGACTGAGACTTACACCACCAACACGGTTGGACCCCTGCTGATGGGCCAG GCATTTCTGCCCTTGCTGAAGAAGGCTGCCCAGGGGAGCCCAggctcagggctgagctgcagcaaggCTGCCATCGTCAACATGTCCAGCATTGGCGGCTCCATCGCTTCTTCCTTTGGCTGGGAGTTGATGCAAATCACCTCGTACCGCTGCAGCAAG GCTGCTCTGAACATGCTGAGCAGGTGCCAGTCCCTGGCGTACAAGGAGCACGGCATCCTCTGCGTCGCTCTCCACCCCGGCTGGGTGCAAACTGACATGGGCAGCTCTGCCGGGCACACG ccccctgtGACAGTGGATGACAGCGTGCAAGGGATGCTGAAggtcctctcctccctctctgaGAAGGACACCGGCGCCTTCCTGGACTGGGAAGGGAACGTCATACCCTGGTGA
- the LOC128812775 gene encoding C-factor-like isoform X2 translates to MPNPPQWIFATCRDPKGQRAQELQNLASKHPNVVIIALEVANPASIKAAAGKVGEHLGGSGLNLLINNAGMVKPKMLEAETLEDMTETYTTNTVGPLLMGQAFLPLLKKAAQGSPGSGLSCSKAAIVNMSSIGGSIASSFGWELMQITSYRCSKAALNMLSRCQSLAYKEHGILCVALHPGWVQTDMGSSAGHTPPVTVDDSVQGMLKVLSSLSEKDTGAFLDWEGNVIPW, encoded by the exons ATGCCAAACCCACCACAGTGGATCTTTGCCACCTGTCGGGACCCCAAGGGACAGCGAGCACAG GAGTTACAGAATTTGGCCTCCAAACATCCCAACGTGGTCATCATCGCTCTTG AAGTTGCCAATCCTGCCAGCAtcaaggcagctgcaggcaaggtTGGGGAGCACCTGGGGGGCTCCGGGCTGAACCTCCTCATCAACAATGCTGGAATGGTCAAGCCTAAGATGCTTGAGGCTGAAACATTGGAGGACATGACTGAGACTTACACCACCAACACGGTTGGACCCCTGCTGATGGGCCAG GCATTTCTGCCCTTGCTGAAGAAGGCTGCCCAGGGGAGCCCAggctcagggctgagctgcagcaaggCTGCCATCGTCAACATGTCCAGCATTGGCGGCTCCATCGCTTCTTCCTTTGGCTGGGAGTTGATGCAAATCACCTCGTACCGCTGCAGCAAG GCTGCTCTGAACATGCTGAGCAGGTGCCAGTCCCTGGCGTACAAGGAGCACGGCATCCTCTGCGTCGCTCTCCACCCCGGCTGGGTGCAAACTGACATGGGCAGCTCTGCCGGGCACACG ccccctgtGACAGTGGATGACAGCGTGCAAGGGATGCTGAAggtcctctcctccctctctgaGAAGGACACCGGCGCCTTCCTGGACTGGGAAGGGAACGTCATACCCTGGTGA
- the LOC128812806 gene encoding C-factor-like translates to MAGLQICSVLVTGANRGLGLGFVQHFLRMPNPPQWIFATCRDPKGQRAQELQNLASKHPNVIIIPLEVADPTSIKAAAAKVGEHLGGSGLNLLINNAGIAKPNSLDNETPENMIQIYTTNTVGPLLMGQAFLPLLKKAAQGSPGSGLSCSKAAIVNMSSYAGSIEDMYVWDFGQIVSYRCSKAALNMLSRCQSLAYKEHGILCVALHPGWVQTDMGSRGSYKPPLTVDNSVQGMLKVLSSISEKETGAFLDWEGKVVPW, encoded by the exons ATGGCAGGGCTCCAGATCTGCTCTGTTCTGGTGACTGGGGCCAACCGGGGACTCGGCCTGGGGTTTGTCCAGCATTTCCTGAGGATGCCAAACCCACCACAGTGGATCTTTGCCACCTGTCGGGACCCCAAGGGACAGAGAGCACAG GAGTTACAGAATTTGGCCTCCAAGCACCCCAACGTCATCATCATCCCGCTCG AAGTCGCTGACCCCACCAGCAtcaaggcagctgcagccaaggTTGGGGAGCACCTGGGGGGCTCCGGGCTGAACCTCCTCATCAACAATGCTGGAATTGCAAAGCCAAACTCCCTTGATAATGAGACACCGGAGAATATGATCCAGATTTACACCACCAACACGGTTGGACCCCTGCTGATGGGCCAG GCATTTCTGCCCTTGCTGAAGAAGGCTGCCCAGGGGAGCCCAggctcagggctgagctgcagcaaggCTGCCATCGTCAACATGTCCAGCTATGCAGGCTCCATTGAGGATATGTATGTGTGGGATTTTGGACAAATTGTCTCCTACCGCTGCAGCAAG GCTGCTCTGAACATGCTGAGCAGGTGCCAGTCCCTGGCGTACAAGGAGCACGGCATCCTCTGCGTCGCTCTCCACCCCGGCTGGGTGCAAACTGACATGGGGAGCAGAGGATCATATAAG CCTCCCCTGACAGTGGATAACAGCGTGCAAGGGATGCTGAAGGTGCTGTCCTCCATCTCTGAGAAGGAGACTGGTGCCTTTCTGGACTGGGAAGGGAAGGTCGTGCCCTGGTGA
- the LCAT gene encoding phosphatidylcholine-sterol acyltransferase, which translates to MGSSGAGAALLTLSLLLQPTSQFWLFNVLFPPTTTPEAPPTNSTPPVVLVPGCLGNQLEAKLDKPDVVNWMCYRKTEDYFTIWLNLNTFLPVGVDCWIDNTRVVYNRTSRKMSNAPGVHIRVPGFGKTYSVEYLDKSKLAGYLHTMVQNLVNNGYVRDQTVRAAPYDWRVGPQEQPEYFQNLKALIEEMHDEYQRPVFLIAHSMGNLHVLYFLLQQTQAWKDQYIGGFISLGAPWGGSVKPLRILASGDEQGIPLMSNIKLREEQRMTTTSPWMFPTTLAWPESHVFISTPSYNYTYRDYQRFFADVNLEDGWYMWEDMKDLLKDLPPPGVDTYCLYGTGFPTAETYIYDERFPYEDPVNIIYGDGDDSVNTRSLELCKRWRDQQKQKVYVQELRGAHHFNMVFSNLTLSYINEILLGSKEEQGEPGQARSSLEAGKLGKILREHKVRKEPNKN; encoded by the exons ATGGGGAGCAGCGGCGCCGGGGCTGCGTTGCTGACGTTGtcgctgctcctgcagcccacgTCCCAGTTCTGGCTCTTCAATGTCCTCTTCCCACCCACCACCACCCCAGAAGCTCCCCCGACAAACAGCACGCCGCCCGTGGTACTCG TGCCCGGGTGTCTTGGGAACCAGCTGGAAGCAAAGCTGGACAAGCCAGATGTGGTGAACTGGATGTGCTACCGCAAAACAGAGGATTATTTCACCATCTGGCTCAACCTCAACACCTTCCTGCCAGTGGGAGTTGACTGCTGGATCGATAACACCAG ggTGGTGTACAACCGAACCTCTCGGAAAATGTCCAATGCCCCAGGGGTGCACATCCGTGTTCCTGGCTTTGGCAAGACCTATTCTGTGGAATACCTGGATAAGAGCAAGCTGGCAG GGTACCTGCACACCATGGTGCAGAACCTGGTGAACAACGGCTACGTGAGGGACCAGACGGTTCGGGCAGCCCCCTACGACTGGAGGGTTGGACCCC AGGAGCAGCCCGAATACTTCCAGAACCTGAAGGCGCTGATCGAGGAGATGCACGATGAGTACCAGAGACCTGTCTTCCTCATCGCACACAGCATGGGCAACCTGCACGTCCTCtacttcctgctgcagcagacacAAGCCTGGAAAGATCAGTACATTGGGGGGTTCATTTCCCTGGGTGCCCCCTGGGGAGGCTCCGTCAAGCCCCTGCGTATCCTGGCATCCG GTGACGAGCAGGGCATCCCACTCATGTCCAACATCAAGCTCCGTGAAGAGCAGCGCATGACCACCACCAGCCCCTGGATGTTCCCCACGACCCTGGCCTGGCCCGAGAGCCACGTTTTCATCTCCACACCCTCCTACAACTACACCTACCGCGACTACCAGCGCTTCTTCGCCGACGTCAACCTGGAGGATGGCTGGTACATGTGGGAGGACATGAAGGACTTGTTGAAGGATTTGCCCCCTCCTGGGGTGGACACGTATTGCCTCTATGGCACAGGCTTCCCCACTGCAGAGACTTACATTTATGATGAGCGTTTCCCTTATGAGGACCCTGTGAACATAATTTATGGTGACGGGGACGACAGTGTCAACACACGCAGCTTGGAGCTGTGCAAGCGATGGCGTGACcagcaaaagcagaaggtgTACGTCCAGGAGCTGCGAGGTGCCCACCACTTCAACATGGTCTTCAGCAACCTGACACTCAGTTATATCAACGAAATCCTGCTGGGGAGCAaagaggagcagggggagccAGGGCAGGCGAGATCCAGCCTAGAGGCTGGGAAGTTGGGGAAGATCCTACGTGAACACAAGGTCCGTAAGGAGCCTAATAAGAACTGA